The Aerococcaceae bacterium DSM 111021 DNA segment TTTAATAATGTGTGTTATACAGCTGATGATGCGCGTATAATGGTTGAGAAGTTTACGAATGTTATTGACCAGTTCTACTTTACATCTTCAATGGCAGTTTATAGTGGAGATATTGATGGGTATACAGAAGCGGATTTTGACCCATACACATATCAGATTGACCCTAACAAAGAAGTAAATTATGGAGAAGGGAAGCGTCAGGCAGAGAAAGTGCTGTACACTGAAGCACCATTTAACGTGACAGCCTTCCGTTTTCCAATTGTATTAGACTTGGATGATTATACAGAGCGACTGCATTTTTATGTTGAAAAAGTTTTGAACAATGAAGTGATTCACTTTTATAGTCCTGATGTAAAAGTAAACTATGTCAAAGGAACAACAGCTGCCGATTCAATTGTTTGGGCGATTGAAAACCAACAGGAAGGCATCTTCAATATTAGCTCACGCAATGCGGTTACCGTAGAGACATTCATCGCTTGGTTAGAAGAGATGACGGGACGCACAGTTAACGTAAATTATACGGATGACAGAAAAATTGAATCACCATTTAGTACGGTTCATGATCAATATCTTCGCTCAGATAAGATTGAGGAAGCAGGTCTTGACTTACATAATTTAGAAGATTGGTTGAAACCATTAATCCAAGCAATTGCAAAAGAAGGGTAGAGATATATGTCGATTACCATTAATATCTACTATTCAGGTAAAGAAGGGAACGCTAAGAAGTTTGCACAAAAGATGCATTCAAAAGGGATTGTGGATGCAATTCGAGAAGCTGAGGGCAATCTCAGATATGAATATTTCACTCCATTGAAAGATGAGACAACGATCCTATTAGTGGACACCTGGACCAATCAACAAGCGATTGATACCCATCATGCTTCCTCAATGATGCAAGAAATTATTGATTTACGAGAGAAATATGACCTAACAATGCGAGTTGAACGTTACACTTCTGATGAAGAGGGTGTACCAGAGTCTGATAAAAAGTTTATAAGAGAATAATAAAACAGCCTGTTGCTAAATTTTGTTGGTAACAGGCTGTGTTTTTTTACGCATCCCACTGGTATTTTTTCATATCGACATGATTTGTGTTTTTAAATTCAACACCTTCTTCTAACAGAAGTTCTTTTTGATTGAGGAAAGATGGAGCAAGTCTTCCTGCGTGATTGACAACACGGTGACACGGGTACTTGCCGTAATAACTTGACTGACTCAGAACTTTACCAACGAGGCGCGCATTTTTATCGCGTCCAATAAGTTTGGCAATTTGTCCATATGAACTCACTTGACCCTTAGGGATTTCTTCAACAACAGCTAATATTTCGTAGATTAAGTCTTCAGACATTTTTGCAGGCATATTGACAACTCCTCTATATCGCATTTAAATATAATATATCATAGACACTCAGTGTATTTGGTAATTTTTAACACTTAC contains these protein-coding regions:
- a CDS encoding NAD-dependent epimerase/dehydratase family protein; this encodes MKLLVLGGTNFFGKKAVKKLLDNGHDVTIATRGNKSNPFQGRAGHITLDARDKHHDGWTEVLDQKWDAVFNNVCYTADDARIMVEKFTNVIDQFYFTSSMAVYSGDIDGYTEADFDPYTYQIDPNKEVNYGEGKRQAEKVLYTEAPFNVTAFRFPIVLDLDDYTERLHFYVEKVLNNEVIHFYSPDVKVNYVKGTTAADSIVWAIENQQEGIFNISSRNAVTVETFIAWLEEMTGRTVNVNYTDDRKIESPFSTVHDQYLRSDKIEEAGLDLHNLEDWLKPLIQAIAKEG
- a CDS encoding antibiotic biosynthesis monooxygenase, which produces MSITINIYYSGKEGNAKKFAQKMHSKGIVDAIREAEGNLRYEYFTPLKDETTILLVDTWTNQQAIDTHHASSMMQEIIDLREKYDLTMRVERYTSDEEGVPESDKKFIRE
- a CDS encoding methylated-DNA--[protein]-cysteine S-methyltransferase; this encodes MPAKMSEDLIYEILAVVEEIPKGQVSSYGQIAKLIGRDKNARLVGKVLSQSSYYGKYPCHRVVNHAGRLAPSFLNQKELLLEEGVEFKNTNHVDMKKYQWDA